Proteins co-encoded in one Metabacillus sp. KUDC1714 genomic window:
- a CDS encoding ABC transporter permease, translated as MNGQIQSEEKKHMPPITHKADLSRLQRIKKTIIRDKYLYLLLIPFIAWYIIFLYRPMYGLQIAFKDYSIFQGIEASPWVGFQHFVQFFESDYFIRTLKNTILISLYTLVFAFPAPIILALLFNEIKSATYRKITQTATYLPYFISIVVVAGLVTNFLSPSNGLVNIIIEKLGGEKNYFLTNPEYFRSIFIGMNIWKDVGFNAIIYIAAISGINPQLYEAAKMDGANRWKQMWHVTLPGIIPTILILFILNIGTFLEVGYEAIILLYQPATYETADVINTYVYRAGLQGANYELGAAAGLFNAVVGLVLVVIANKITKRFSESGGLW; from the coding sequence ATGAATGGTCAAATTCAATCTGAAGAGAAAAAGCATATGCCGCCAATTACTCATAAGGCAGATCTTTCGCGCCTTCAGAGAATCAAAAAAACAATCATCCGTGATAAATATTTGTATTTATTGTTGATCCCGTTTATTGCGTGGTACATTATCTTCTTATACCGCCCAATGTATGGACTTCAGATTGCATTTAAAGATTACAGTATTTTTCAGGGGATTGAAGCTAGTCCTTGGGTTGGATTTCAACATTTCGTACAGTTTTTTGAAAGCGATTACTTTATTAGAACGTTAAAAAACACGATCCTCATTAGTTTATACACCTTAGTATTTGCCTTTCCGGCACCGATTATTTTAGCTCTTCTTTTTAATGAAATTAAATCGGCAACCTACAGAAAGATAACCCAGACGGCGACATATCTTCCTTATTTCATTTCAATAGTCGTTGTAGCAGGACTAGTGACCAACTTTCTTTCGCCATCAAACGGCCTAGTCAACATCATCATTGAAAAATTAGGAGGAGAAAAAAATTATTTTTTAACCAATCCAGAATACTTCCGATCTATCTTTATCGGGATGAATATTTGGAAGGATGTAGGGTTCAACGCGATTATCTATATTGCTGCAATCAGCGGGATCAATCCACAGTTGTATGAAGCAGCCAAAATGGATGGGGCGAACCGATGGAAACAAATGTGGCATGTCACCTTGCCGGGGATAATCCCGACGATCTTAATCTTATTTATTTTGAACATCGGAACCTTCCTGGAGGTTGGGTATGAGGCAATTATCCTGCTCTATCAACCCGCAACGTATGAAACAGCTGATGTCATTAACACATACGTATACCGGGCAGGCTTGCAAGGAGCAAACTATGAGCTCGGGGCAGCAGCAGGCTTATTCAACGCAGTTGTTGGTTTAGTGCTAGTGGTCATAGCGAACAAAATAACGAAAAGATTCAGTGAGAGCGGAGGTTTATGGTAA
- a CDS encoding carbohydrate ABC transporter permease: MKSFGSKIPDFIIYTVVGLIAIICIYPFIYVLSASISSSDAVLKGDVLLFPKDITFEAYKLVLEEPGIWVAYGNTIFYTVVGTLFSMFVTICGAYPLSKKRLKGRSFFAFFIAFTMWFNAGIIPTYLNLKDLGLLDTRTAIIVGFAISTFLVFIMRSFFQSVPDSLEESAKVDGANDLQILWKIFLPLSKPALITVGLFYAVSRWNGYFWSMIVLNDESKIPLQVLLKKLVVDMSVKEQMANSLDTTSQYSAETVIYATIIVSIIPIILVYPYLQKYFVKGTMIGGIKE; the protein is encoded by the coding sequence ATGAAGAGTTTTGGAAGTAAAATACCCGATTTCATAATTTATACTGTTGTCGGATTGATTGCCATTATCTGCATTTACCCATTCATTTATGTCCTGTCTGCTTCTATCAGTTCATCTGATGCCGTTCTTAAGGGAGATGTGCTCTTATTTCCGAAAGATATAACATTTGAAGCATACAAACTGGTCCTTGAGGAGCCTGGAATTTGGGTAGCATACGGAAATACAATCTTTTACACGGTAGTTGGAACACTGTTTAGCATGTTTGTTACGATTTGTGGGGCCTATCCGCTTTCTAAAAAACGACTAAAAGGTCGCAGCTTTTTCGCTTTTTTTATCGCATTCACGATGTGGTTCAATGCAGGAATTATCCCTACCTACTTGAATTTAAAAGATCTGGGATTACTTGATACTCGGACAGCGATCATTGTAGGCTTTGCTATTTCAACGTTTTTGGTCTTTATAATGAGAAGCTTTTTTCAATCAGTACCAGATTCCTTGGAAGAGTCGGCAAAAGTGGATGGAGCAAATGATCTGCAGATATTGTGGAAAATCTTCTTGCCCTTATCAAAACCAGCGCTCATAACAGTCGGGCTCTTTTACGCGGTAAGCAGGTGGAACGGCTACTTCTGGTCAATGATTGTATTAAATGATGAAAGTAAAATTCCTCTGCAGGTGCTATTGAAAAAATTGGTTGTTGATATGAGTGTAAAGGAACAAATGGCTAATTCACTGGATACAACCTCTCAATACTCTGCAGAGACCGTGATATATGCGACAATAATTGTTTCGATTATTCCGATCATATTGGTCTATCCGTATTTGCAAAAGTATTTTGTAAAAGGAACGATGATTGGCGGGATTAAAGAGTAG
- a CDS encoding glycoside hydrolase family 88 protein, with protein sequence MQKTEQVVDESLLRKERFSTRPPVDRAFIEKALDDVLFKIDQNLEAFTSQFPSASSQNLVYSAIENVEWTTGFWTGMLWLGYEYTGEEKYRRVAEKHVNSFKDRIKNRIVVNHHDLGFLYSLSSVSAYKLTGENPGKEAALEAAELLLTRYSENAGIIQAWGELTDPKQSGRMIIDCMMNLPLLYWASEVTGDQTYRQLAYHHAKQSAKYIVRPDSSTYHTFYMDPVTGKPLYGNTHQGFSDDSCWARGQAWGMYGFPLSYHYTGDETFINLSKKLANYFLNRLPEDHVCYWDLVFTKGEEERDSSAAAIAVCGLLEMSKRLPLTDGMKEYYENSALHIVHSLAEHYTTKDEPHANGVLKHAVYHKPRNTGVDECCIWGDYFYMEALVRLLKDWKMYW encoded by the coding sequence ATGCAGAAAACCGAACAAGTCGTAGATGAAAGTCTCTTAAGAAAAGAAAGGTTTTCAACGAGACCACCTGTAGATCGTGCTTTTATTGAAAAGGCACTAGATGATGTGCTTTTTAAAATCGATCAGAACCTGGAGGCTTTTACATCTCAATTTCCTAGTGCCAGCAGCCAGAATTTAGTTTATTCAGCGATAGAGAATGTCGAATGGACGACAGGTTTCTGGACTGGAATGCTCTGGCTAGGTTATGAATATACCGGTGAAGAAAAATACAGACGAGTGGCTGAAAAACATGTTAATAGTTTTAAAGATAGAATTAAGAACAGAATTGTCGTGAACCACCATGATCTGGGGTTTTTGTACAGTCTCTCATCTGTCAGTGCTTATAAATTAACGGGAGAGAATCCAGGAAAGGAAGCAGCACTTGAAGCAGCTGAATTACTTCTTACTCGCTACTCTGAAAATGCGGGAATCATTCAAGCTTGGGGAGAATTAACAGATCCCAAGCAAAGCGGAAGGATGATTATTGATTGTATGATGAACTTGCCCCTGCTTTATTGGGCAAGTGAAGTAACAGGTGATCAAACCTATCGTCAACTTGCTTATCATCATGCAAAGCAGTCAGCTAAGTATATTGTTCGTCCAGATTCTTCAACATATCATACGTTTTATATGGATCCAGTGACGGGAAAACCTCTATACGGCAACACTCATCAAGGGTTTTCAGATGATTCCTGCTGGGCAAGAGGGCAGGCATGGGGAATGTATGGATTCCCCCTCAGCTATCACTATACAGGTGATGAAACATTTATCAACCTAAGCAAAAAACTAGCAAACTACTTTCTTAATCGCCTCCCAGAGGATCACGTCTGTTATTGGGACTTAGTCTTTACAAAAGGAGAAGAAGAAAGAGATAGTTCTGCTGCTGCCATTGCCGTCTGCGGCTTACTTGAAATGAGTAAAAGGCTACCTCTAACTGATGGTATGAAAGAGTATTATGAAAATAGTGCATTGCATATTGTTCATTCGCTTGCTGAACACTACACAACAAAAGATGAACCCCATGCTAATGGAGTTTTAAAACACGCAGTCTACCATAAACCTAGAAATACAGGTGTTGATGAATGTTGCATTTGGGGCGACTATTTCTACATGGAAGCGCTCGTTCGATTACTGAAGGATTGGAAAATGTACTGGTAA
- a CDS encoding YesL family protein yields the protein MADKGIIGGIYTVMEWISRLVYLQFLWAIFTVIGLIGFGFFPATFAMFAVTRKWVRGQTDIALFPAFKQLYKKDFYKANVVGGISVAVGFILYFYLRFFQAQSGTASMVFFLLMFAICLLYLMTLFFIAPVFTHYDLKVIQLFKVSFMMTISYPFHVISMTFILFCFALLMEAIPGLLPFFSFSYLAFALMWIANLAIEDKECHTMMTVRSNKPVKGRYRALG from the coding sequence ATGGCAGACAAAGGTATAATTGGAGGCATTTATACAGTAATGGAGTGGATTTCACGCTTAGTATATCTGCAATTCTTATGGGCAATTTTTACTGTAATAGGGTTGATCGGATTCGGTTTTTTTCCAGCGACATTTGCGATGTTTGCTGTAACAAGAAAGTGGGTTCGCGGACAGACTGACATTGCCCTTTTCCCTGCGTTTAAGCAACTTTATAAAAAAGATTTTTATAAAGCGAATGTTGTTGGAGGTATTTCTGTTGCTGTTGGTTTTATTCTTTATTTTTACTTGCGTTTTTTCCAAGCACAGAGCGGTACAGCCTCGATGGTGTTCTTTTTACTCATGTTTGCCATCTGCTTATTGTATTTGATGACTTTGTTCTTTATCGCTCCAGTTTTTACTCATTATGATCTAAAGGTCATCCAATTATTTAAGGTTTCGTTCATGATGACGATCTCTTATCCCTTTCATGTGATTTCAATGACCTTTATCTTGTTTTGTTTTGCCTTACTCATGGAGGCTATTCCGGGGCTCCTTCCTTTCTTCAGCTTTAGTTACCTTGCATTTGCACTTATGTGGATCGCCAATTTAGCGATCGAAGACAAGGAATGTCACACAATGATGACGGTAAGGAGCAATAAGCCAGTTAAGGGAAGGTATCGTGCACTAGGTTAG
- a CDS encoding DUF5381 family protein, translating to MVNVKKDNDIIHIKGSKFMYGWVFLATLGFLIACFFLIIHGLKFDSKYSILYLGGGFLFTPFYLYLTLWSLPGFIPGKVLLTIIQGENSTIKSKKGTVLIKNIRNIDLVRNPLNLINDIVIETFDNNKIKIRTFNLLDDLDYQVVVDQYIYPYMTENARKVWDRKVNLDKLQKVAKYVRQEQNID from the coding sequence TTGGTTAACGTTAAGAAAGATAATGACATCATACATATAAAAGGTTCCAAGTTCATGTACGGTTGGGTGTTTCTTGCGACTTTAGGTTTTTTAATTGCTTGTTTTTTCTTAATCATACATGGTTTGAAATTTGATTCCAAGTATTCTATTTTATACCTTGGTGGTGGATTCCTCTTCACTCCTTTCTACCTTTACCTAACTCTTTGGTCACTTCCAGGTTTTATTCCAGGGAAGGTCCTGTTAACGATTATTCAAGGTGAGAATAGTACAATTAAATCAAAGAAAGGTACAGTCCTTATTAAAAATATTCGTAATATCGATTTAGTGAGAAATCCTCTAAATTTAATAAATGATATTGTAATAGAAACCTTCGATAACAATAAAATTAAAATTCGCACCTTTAATTTACTTGATGACCTGGATTATCAGGTGGTAGTTGATCAATATATTTATCCTTATATGACAGAAAATGCAAGAAAAGTTTGGGATCGTAAGGTGAATTTGGATAAATTGCAAAAAGTGGCTAAATACGTTCGGCAGGAGCAGAATATTGATTAA
- a CDS encoding helix-turn-helix transcriptional regulator: protein MRKRKFYWKLFVCMMAVIFVYTAALSFVYYLKNREFTNFELEQSQKELLKQTKEKVDHRLLVALSGINQLKSTEAFVNFSQNRNEKLKYYYVNELYKELQKNSNAFSQFEYKLGVMKADEDLIVTPDMTINQEQYFQQLGLNKEENQQVVDYLAEKNNSFEQYKLFTLMNQKKDNVYITLLKKERIAEGNNVVFFLSFYTKNLYPALNPVDQGGFAIVEGNRISSHQTFFHDLSITDILTKDRLKQLEPSKEEPVSYQKITAADFQIKSLSSEVLKDWKYLYITPKQITETSFAGLLMDSLPVYVLFLLAGLVVQILFVNYTYQPVKKVLRVLKDGQESIDGDEFAIIQQITTNMKKMNEKLLSTIDHHQLSLKKKFMKDLLLGLVEKEEVEEKSGQYGLAELKQGRVILFEFTNYKEWGESVTPEEILTIKLQLLTYLKEHLEKETSYEMIEMEVEKLAILTSETNLQRIRDWLNSFKSGRDERLHATMFIAISDPVAELSEFEKGYKQARNLLEYRYAIDRKNIVSTEDIGTFEQKSYYYPLEMEKDLINFSCRGQKEKAMAILKNVLNDNLHVRQLDESALRSLVFEILATIHRILSQTNQAERTIFGEDETVYRRLQVIRGKEKLEQTITSLFGELLENIQEQTKKADLTVADQLMNFIHDHFHRDLSLSDLAEHFNLTSSYVSKVFKEQTGENFKEYLNMYRVKKAKEILSAQEVKISQVASMVGFNNVNTFIRTFKKYVGLSPGQYEKGS from the coding sequence GTGAGAAAGAGGAAATTTTATTGGAAGTTGTTTGTATGTATGATGGCGGTTATTTTTGTATATACGGCTGCATTGTCGTTTGTTTATTATTTAAAGAATCGGGAGTTTACGAATTTCGAGCTAGAACAGAGTCAGAAGGAGCTTTTGAAACAGACGAAGGAAAAAGTGGATCATCGTTTGCTGGTGGCGTTGAGCGGGATTAACCAGCTCAAGTCAACGGAGGCGTTTGTGAATTTTAGTCAAAATAGGAATGAAAAATTGAAATATTACTATGTTAATGAGTTGTACAAGGAACTGCAGAAAAATTCGAATGCTTTTAGCCAGTTTGAGTATAAGCTAGGTGTGATGAAAGCAGATGAAGATTTGATTGTGACACCTGATATGACGATTAATCAGGAACAGTATTTTCAGCAGCTTGGTCTGAATAAAGAAGAGAATCAACAGGTGGTTGACTATTTAGCGGAAAAAAACAATAGCTTCGAGCAGTATAAATTATTTACCCTCATGAATCAAAAGAAAGATAACGTGTATATTACCCTGTTGAAAAAAGAGCGGATAGCTGAAGGAAATAACGTTGTCTTTTTTCTTTCCTTCTATACTAAAAACCTGTACCCTGCTCTAAATCCTGTTGATCAGGGAGGGTTTGCTATTGTAGAAGGTAACCGCATTTCAAGTCATCAAACATTTTTTCATGATCTTTCGATTACAGACATCTTGACTAAGGATCGATTAAAACAACTAGAACCTTCAAAGGAAGAGCCTGTTTCATATCAAAAAATAACGGCTGCAGACTTTCAGATTAAATCCTTATCCTCAGAAGTGTTAAAAGATTGGAAGTATCTTTATATTACGCCGAAACAAATAACCGAAACATCGTTTGCCGGGCTTCTAATGGATTCGCTGCCTGTTTATGTACTATTTTTATTAGCTGGTCTTGTGGTTCAAATTTTGTTTGTCAATTATACGTATCAGCCTGTAAAAAAAGTTCTTCGTGTATTGAAAGATGGACAAGAGAGTATTGATGGAGATGAGTTTGCTATTATCCAGCAAATAACGACCAATATGAAAAAAATGAACGAAAAACTGCTTTCTACCATCGATCATCACCAACTGTCGTTGAAAAAAAAATTCATGAAAGATTTACTTCTTGGATTAGTTGAGAAAGAGGAAGTGGAGGAGAAATCGGGGCAATACGGTCTTGCCGAGTTGAAACAAGGAAGGGTTATCCTCTTTGAATTCACCAACTATAAGGAGTGGGGAGAATCGGTCACACCTGAAGAGATTTTGACGATCAAGCTACAGCTGCTAACCTATTTAAAAGAACATTTAGAAAAGGAAACCTCTTACGAAATGATTGAAATGGAAGTAGAGAAACTCGCAATCCTGACAAGTGAAACCAATTTGCAGAGAATTCGCGATTGGTTGAATTCGTTTAAATCAGGGAGGGATGAACGCCTTCATGCAACAATGTTTATTGCGATCAGTGATCCGGTTGCAGAACTTTCTGAATTTGAAAAAGGATATAAACAGGCAAGAAACTTGCTTGAATACAGATATGCGATTGATCGAAAAAACATTGTGTCAACAGAAGATATTGGGACTTTTGAGCAAAAGAGCTACTATTACCCACTCGAGATGGAGAAAGATTTGATTAATTTTAGTTGTAGAGGTCAGAAGGAGAAGGCCATGGCCATTTTGAAAAACGTCTTAAATGATAATCTTCATGTTAGACAGCTTGATGAATCTGCACTCCGAAGCTTGGTATTTGAAATACTTGCTACCATTCATCGAATTTTATCTCAGACTAATCAGGCAGAAAGGACAATCTTTGGTGAAGATGAAACCGTCTATCGAAGACTTCAAGTGATTCGCGGAAAAGAAAAACTTGAACAGACAATTACTAGTCTTTTCGGGGAGCTTCTGGAAAACATTCAAGAACAAACAAAAAAAGCAGATTTGACAGTGGCTGATCAACTGATGAACTTTATTCATGATCATTTTCACAGGGATCTTTCTCTTTCAGATTTAGCTGAACATTTTAATTTAACCTCAAGTTACGTAAGTAAAGTCTTTAAAGAACAAACAGGAGAAAACTTTAAAGAATATTTAAATATGTACAGAGTGAAGAAAGCAAAGGAGATTTTGTCGGCACAAGAGGTGAAAATCAGTCAAGTAGCAAGCATGGTCGGCTTTAACAATGTCAATACGTTTATCAGAACCTTTAAAAAATATGTTGGGCTTTCCCCTGGTCAATATGAAAAAGGATCTTAA
- a CDS encoding FAD-dependent oxidoreductase: MKEFDVIILGGGISGAVAGIGSSRLGAKTLIVESHGFLGGMLTAAGVGPMMTFHAGKKQAIQGITDEIIQRLKKIGKSVGHIKDLTNYTYSITPFDSEAMKHELEMMLVESGAEILYHTVLAEVIKEGSKITKIKVCNKAGLSEISGKIFIDASGDGDLAAWSGVKFTKGRETDGASQPMTLKMKVRNVDINRVKQYIKENPENFTRVPENLDDLNKVERLSVVGYLKEFKEAKERGDITIKREDVLFFETNNPGEVIFNTTRLLGFDSTDPWSLSNAEIEGRKQCRELEYFMKNYMIGFENAVVVSTGPSIGVRSSRQIEGLYTLKAEDLLEQRKFYDVIAHSGYPIDIHSPDGEGTSHRKLEWGGIYGIPYRSLVSKEIDNLIVVGRCLSATFEAQAGVRTTPTAGAIGQAGGVAAAIAARENVKVQELNIKKLQGILQEQGAYLEIEPSKKVIN, encoded by the coding sequence ATGAAAGAATTTGACGTGATCATTTTAGGTGGGGGTATTTCTGGTGCGGTAGCAGGAATAGGGTCTTCAAGGTTAGGGGCCAAAACATTAATCGTTGAATCTCATGGTTTTTTAGGGGGGATGCTAACAGCTGCAGGAGTAGGTCCGATGATGACTTTTCATGCAGGAAAAAAACAAGCTATTCAAGGAATTACGGATGAAATCATTCAACGCTTGAAAAAAATTGGGAAATCTGTTGGACATATAAAGGATTTAACTAATTACACTTACTCAATCACTCCATTTGATTCAGAAGCAATGAAACACGAATTAGAAATGATGTTAGTTGAAAGTGGTGCCGAAATCTTATACCACACAGTATTAGCTGAAGTCATAAAAGAAGGAAGTAAAATAACAAAGATAAAAGTCTGTAATAAAGCCGGACTTTCCGAAATTAGCGGTAAGATTTTTATAGATGCTTCCGGTGACGGAGATTTAGCTGCATGGTCAGGTGTAAAGTTTACCAAAGGAAGAGAAACTGATGGTGCATCGCAACCCATGACATTAAAAATGAAAGTTAGAAACGTAGATATCAATCGAGTTAAACAATATATAAAGGAAAACCCTGAAAATTTTACAAGGGTACCAGAAAACCTAGATGATCTAAATAAAGTTGAGCGACTATCTGTTGTCGGCTATTTAAAAGAGTTCAAAGAAGCTAAAGAAAGAGGGGACATCACGATAAAAAGAGAGGATGTCTTGTTTTTTGAAACCAATAACCCTGGAGAAGTAATCTTTAATACGACTAGATTATTAGGTTTTGACAGTACAGACCCTTGGAGCTTAAGCAATGCTGAAATTGAAGGCAGAAAACAATGCCGGGAACTTGAGTATTTTATGAAAAACTATATGATTGGTTTTGAAAATGCTGTAGTGGTTTCAACTGGTCCTTCGATTGGTGTTCGAAGTTCAAGGCAAATTGAGGGATTATATACGTTAAAGGCAGAAGATTTATTAGAACAACGTAAATTTTATGATGTTATTGCTCACTCAGGTTATCCAATCGATATTCATAGTCCGGATGGAGAAGGCACTTCACATAGGAAACTAGAATGGGGAGGGATTTATGGAATACCTTATAGATCTCTTGTTTCCAAAGAAATTGACAATTTAATTGTTGTAGGAAGGTGTCTTTCTGCCACTTTTGAAGCACAAGCTGGCGTAAGAACAACGCCTACTGCAGGAGCAATTGGGCAGGCAGGAGGAGTTGCAGCTGCAATTGCAGCAAGAGAAAATGTAAAGGTTCAAGAACTTAACATTAAAAAATTACAGGGTATCTTACAAGAACAGGGAGCTTATTTAGAGATAGAGCCGTCTAAAAAGGTAATTAACTAG
- a CDS encoding extracellular solute-binding protein, which translates to MKKIALILFSIFMLLIGGCSNNSASSDVDANKNSESEKGLTGFQVSKEPIDLKIHLHHFDGQVIFNDDWTTFKKAAELTNVNLKGVAPKTSTDSQEAFNLMIASGEIPDLVHGTKADLTKYGKEGAFLPLDDLIEKHAPNIKKYLDEMEGLKEFATASDGNLYFIPFIADGKAQKGWFVRQDWLDKLGLKTPQTTEEAYEVLKAFKEKDPNGNGKQDEIPYFSRIPESLGDLTILWGAHNDLYLDGDKIQYGPYEEKYSTALSGLANWYEEKLIDPEIFTRGAKARDILLGNNQGGMTHDWFGSTAGYNDLLKDQVEEFKFETFAPPQNTEGEKVEPTVRDPYGDKAGIAIGYSTEDPVKAIKYLDFFYTEEGRRLMNYGVEGETYDLIDGKPVFKDEILSSPDVPTTLHEHGSQTLFSYHQDFEYEKQWLNPIALKGIEEYTANNYFAEPLPPFTFTEEEEKKIIEIAADLKTYRDEMMQKWVMGAEEIDYEKFKNQLKNLGVEEYIELHQKAYNRSSEK; encoded by the coding sequence TTGAAAAAAATCGCTTTGATCTTGTTCTCCATTTTTATGCTACTAATTGGAGGTTGCTCGAATAATAGTGCTTCAAGTGATGTGGATGCTAATAAAAACTCAGAAAGTGAAAAAGGTCTAACGGGGTTTCAGGTATCTAAGGAACCAATTGATCTGAAGATTCACCTTCATCATTTTGATGGCCAGGTTATTTTTAATGATGATTGGACGACGTTTAAGAAGGCAGCTGAGTTAACAAATGTCAACTTGAAAGGAGTGGCTCCAAAGACTTCAACAGATAGTCAGGAAGCTTTTAACTTGATGATTGCTTCAGGAGAAATTCCTGATCTTGTTCATGGGACAAAAGCTGATTTAACGAAGTATGGGAAAGAAGGGGCGTTTCTTCCATTAGATGATTTAATTGAGAAACATGCTCCAAACATTAAGAAATACCTTGATGAGATGGAAGGCTTAAAAGAATTTGCTACAGCTTCTGACGGAAATCTTTATTTTATTCCTTTTATAGCAGATGGGAAGGCGCAGAAGGGATGGTTCGTTAGACAAGATTGGTTGGATAAGCTTGGCCTTAAAACCCCGCAAACGACAGAAGAAGCATATGAAGTGTTAAAGGCATTTAAAGAAAAAGATCCAAATGGAAATGGTAAACAAGATGAGATTCCTTATTTTTCAAGAATTCCGGAAAGTTTGGGAGACCTTACGATTTTATGGGGGGCTCATAATGACCTCTATCTTGATGGAGATAAAATTCAATACGGACCATATGAAGAAAAATATAGTACTGCCCTTTCAGGATTAGCTAATTGGTATGAAGAAAAGTTAATTGATCCAGAGATCTTTACAAGAGGGGCAAAGGCTAGAGATATCTTACTAGGCAATAATCAAGGAGGTATGACACACGATTGGTTTGGAAGCACGGCAGGTTATAACGATTTATTAAAAGATCAGGTAGAAGAGTTTAAATTTGAAACATTTGCTCCTCCTCAAAATACGGAAGGTGAAAAAGTCGAACCTACCGTCCGTGATCCATATGGAGACAAAGCAGGAATAGCGATTGGCTATTCAACAGAAGATCCAGTAAAAGCGATCAAATATCTTGATTTCTTTTATACAGAAGAGGGACGACGCTTGATGAACTATGGAGTAGAAGGAGAAACTTACGATCTAATCGATGGAAAACCTGTATTTAAAGATGAAATTTTGAGTTCTCCAGATGTTCCAACGACTTTGCATGAGCATGGATCCCAAACTCTCTTTTCTTATCATCAGGATTTTGAGTATGAAAAGCAATGGTTAAATCCGATTGCCTTAAAAGGGATAGAAGAATACACTGCCAATAACTATTTTGCAGAGCCGCTGCCACCTTTCACTTTTACTGAAGAAGAAGAAAAGAAGATTATTGAAATTGCAGCAGACTTAAAAACCTACCGAGATGAAATGATGCAAAAATGGGTCATGGGTGCCGAAGAGATAGATTATGAGAAATTTAAGAATCAACTAAAAAATCTTGGTGTCGAGGAATATATTGAGCTCCATCAAAAAGCGTATAATCGATCGTCGGAGAAATGA
- a CDS encoding DUF5381 family protein translates to MVNVKKENEVVHIKGSKFMYWWMFLATLGFLIACIFLIIHGLKFNSKYSLFYLGGGIILTPFYLYLTLWSLPGFIPGKVLLTIVQGGNGKIKSKKGTVFIKNIRNIDLVRNPLNLINDVVVETFDDKKIKIRTYNILDDLGYQMMVDQYIYPYMTENARKVWDRKVDLDKLLKIAKYERQEQKID, encoded by the coding sequence TTGGTTAACGTTAAGAAAGAAAATGAAGTCGTCCACATAAAAGGTTCAAAGTTCATGTACTGGTGGATGTTTCTTGCGACTTTAGGTTTTTTAATTGCATGTATTTTCTTAATTATACACGGGCTAAAATTCAATTCCAAATATTCATTATTTTACCTTGGTGGCGGTATTATACTCACGCCTTTTTACCTTTATCTAACTCTTTGGTCACTCCCAGGCTTTATTCCAGGGAAGGTGCTGTTAACGATTGTCCAAGGCGGAAACGGCAAAATAAAATCGAAAAAAGGTACAGTTTTTATTAAAAATATCCGTAATATTGATTTAGTCAGAAATCCATTGAATTTGATCAATGATGTTGTCGTTGAAACCTTTGATGACAAGAAAATCAAAATTCGTACTTACAATATTCTTGATGATCTTGGATATCAAATGATGGTCGATCAATATATTTATCCTTATATGACAGAAAACGCCAGAAAAGTATGGGATCGTAAGGTGGATTTAGATAAATTGCTAAAGATAGCTAAATACGAGCGGCAGGAGCAAAAAATTGATTAA